The [Clostridium] scindens ATCC 35704 nucleotide sequence AAACATCAATCAGATGCTCAAATTTTGTACTTTTTAAAATAGTTAGATTTGTACGAATAAGCACCTTGCCAAGTTTACTAGCTTCTTCAATGAGATATTCTAAGTTTGGATTCATCTCCGGAGAGCCTCCAGTAATATCCATCACCTGAAATCCCCCACGTTTGAACGCCTTTAAACACATATCCATAGTTTCTTTCGTCATCATCTCCGTTTTGTTCCTTTATAGGAAAGTTCTCCTTTCGGAGAACTTGGGGACTAAAATAGCCCGCTCAAAAGCGGGCATAGTGAATCAGACGGTTTGGATTAAAAGATGTAAAAGCCCTCTTCACCAAAATCGTCATCATCAAGGTTATCAAATTCATGTAAGAAATAATCCATATCCAGAAGTTCGTCGTCACTCATGTCATGGACTTCTTTAGAAGTCATACCTTCTGGTGGATTTTTAATGTACTGTTCCCTTAGTTCCTTTGCGAGTTCTGCTTCTGTTATACGTTTCATAGTGTGGCCTCCGTTCTTAAGATATATTGAGTTTATCATGAGAAAAGAGGTTTTGGAAGATATGAAAACGAGGCAGGCGAACGACATCTATGTTTTTGCATAGCCTTTTCGTATAATTCATGCAAAGGAACAGGATTATGATTAAAATATAGTTCTAAAAATAGCATGGTTTTTCCACAGTTCGGACATTTTAAAGGATCGTAACCAAAAGAATGTAAGATTGAATCACGCCACCTATTGAGTGAAAGAAAAAAGTTATGTTTTTCTCTGGAAATGGCTTTTCGTAAAAAATTGTCAGAATTACGGTGACGAGCGTAAATACCATAATAGCGAATCATTTTAAAATGTTTTTCAGGGATGTGTTGTGTTAAGCGGTCAATGAATTCCAAAACAGGAACAGTTTCTGTAATAAGTTTATTGTCTTCATGACGGTTGTAATGGAAGGTGACAAAATCACCATCGTAAGAATCAATGCGAGAAGTAGCAATAACAGGTCTGCCAAGATAACGACCGATATATTTGATAACCTGAGAAGGATTACACTTGTTAGGCATGGCGCGAACATAAAAACCATTTTTATCTTTTGCATAGATAGCAGATTTTACTTTTTTGAAAGCTGGACCTATTTTTTGATGGAGTTCATTTAAAAGAGCAGTTTGGAACGCATCACGTAAAAAATGATAGTTAAAATGTTTGAAGTGTCGCCAGGAAAGAGTATTACCAACACCACCTTCAGAAACAAGGCAGTGAATGTGAGGATTCCATTTTAAATCTCTGCCAAAGGTATGAAGGACGCAAATAAATCCAGGAGTAAATAATTCAGATTTATTTTCTTTATGGAACATACGAGAAATCACGCTGTTGACTGCCGAAAAAAGGCAGTTAAGAAGAGAACGGTCTTTAAGAAAAAAAGGCCGCAAAGAATCATCAATGGTAAAAACACAATGCCGATGTTGTACATCAATAATCTTAAAAGACATAGCAGTAGTTCTGTCAATGGAATACATGTTACCACAAGTTGGACAGAAGCGAGAATGACAACGAAAAGCAGTAAATTTGAAATTACCACAATTGGGACAAATATACATGGCGCCACCATAAGATGGATCGCCACAATGAATCATTTTTTCTACATTCTCAACAATAGCATCACGAGGATGTTGAAGATAAATCATTTCTTCATAATGTTCGATAAAAATTTTTTGTAAGATATTCATAAGACCATTATGAAGCAAAATGAAGCAAAAAGAAACCCCTATCCCTCATGATTGAGGGGCAGGGGAGTTGAAGTGTCGAAGACACTATTTTTAGGACCACACTCTAAGAAACAATGTGTACAGGTCAAGTTACACTTGTATCCCACATTTACCTGCATCGTAGTAAGATTTTCTCGGGAATATAACTTATCCATTCCTCTTACATTGTCCATGAATGCAGGGATATC carries:
- a CDS encoding IS91 family transposase, with the protein product MNILQKIFIEHYEEMIYLQHPRDAIVENVEKMIHCGDPSYGGAMYICPNCGNFKFTAFRCHSRFCPTCGNMYSIDRTTAMSFKIIDVQHRHCVFTIDDSLRPFFLKDRSLLNCLFSAVNSVISRMFHKENKSELFTPGFICVLHTFGRDLKWNPHIHCLVSEGGVGNTLSWRHFKHFNYHFLRDAFQTALLNELHQKIGPAFKKVKSAIYAKDKNGFYVRAMPNKCNPSQVIKYIGRYLGRPVIATSRIDSYDGDFVTFHYNRHEDNKLITETVPVLEFIDRLTQHIPEKHFKMIRYYGIYARHRNSDNFLRKAISREKHNFFLSLNRWRDSILHSFGYDPLKCPNCGKTMLFLELYFNHNPVPLHELYEKAMQKHRCRSPASFSYLPKPLFS